Proteins from a single region of Lysinibacillus sp. JNUCC-52:
- a CDS encoding ABC transporter ATP-binding protein, with protein sequence MKPTHTFRAEQITAGYENKTILQDVSVTIPSNKISIIIGANGCGKSTLLKTMARLIKPTSGQVTLDGQPIQKMPPKKLAKVLGLLPQSPIVPEGITVADLVGRGRFPHHSFLKGWSKKDYEAVAEAMEMMNITEFADRHIDELSGGQRQRVWIAMALAQQTDILFLDEPTTYLDITYQVEILDLLTDLNRKYGTTIVMVLHDINLSARYADYIFALHEGMLVAEGTPSDIITNALIKDIFALDCMVIEDPVSNSPSVVPIGRHHNQMDKIAL encoded by the coding sequence ATGAAGCCAACACATACATTTCGAGCGGAACAAATTACTGCTGGTTACGAAAATAAAACAATTTTACAAGATGTGAGTGTAACGATTCCTAGCAATAAAATTAGTATTATTATTGGTGCAAACGGTTGTGGTAAATCTACGCTATTAAAAACAATGGCACGATTAATTAAACCAACTTCAGGGCAAGTAACATTAGATGGGCAACCGATTCAAAAAATGCCTCCGAAAAAGCTTGCTAAAGTACTAGGTTTATTACCACAATCACCTATCGTTCCAGAGGGAATTACTGTTGCGGATTTAGTTGGCAGAGGTAGATTCCCTCATCATAGTTTTTTAAAAGGGTGGTCAAAAAAAGATTATGAGGCTGTAGCAGAAGCAATGGAAATGATGAACATTACGGAATTTGCTGACCGTCATATTGATGAATTATCAGGTGGTCAAAGACAGCGTGTATGGATTGCCATGGCATTAGCGCAGCAAACGGATATTTTATTTTTAGATGAGCCTACAACGTATTTAGACATAACGTACCAAGTAGAAATTTTAGATTTACTGACAGATTTAAATCGTAAGTATGGCACGACGATTGTCATGGTGCTACACGATATTAACTTATCAGCACGTTATGCAGATTATATTTTCGCCCTACATGAAGGGATGCTAGTAGCTGAAGGTACCCCATCTGACATTATTACAAATGCTTTAATTAAAGATATATTCGCACTAGACTGTATGGTTATCGAAGATCCTGTATCAAATTCGCCTTCAGTCGTGCCCATTGGACGACACCACAACCAAATGGATAAAATAGCTCTTTAA
- a CDS encoding FecCD family ABC transporter permease codes for MMNDTVISIYNSRMKRKRRFLLMTCLLTVISLILMGLMLMLGNTIYPLKEVVAVLLGEDVKGASFAVGTIRLPRMIVGLFAGFAFGAGGYVFQTMLRNPLANPNVIGITAGSSAAAVFCIIVLHASNAFVSIASVIGGLLTAIIIFLLSKSSSFSIGRLILIGIGIQAMLNAFISYLMVIGNTHDIPSAMRWLSGSLNGAKMENLYPLIITVCICTPIVIYFASRLEILELGEQAATSLGVDTNKTRLVLLLSSVLMIALATAAAGPIAFVAFLAGPIAKKIVGVGFSSIVPAGLVGVILVLAADLIGQFAFDTRYPVGVITGIIGAPYLIYLLIRINRKGDL; via the coding sequence ATGATGAATGATACAGTAATTTCCATTTATAACTCTAGAATGAAACGAAAACGTCGTTTCCTACTGATGACGTGTTTGCTAACAGTTATTTCTCTTATACTTATGGGTTTGATGCTTATGCTTGGCAATACAATTTATCCATTAAAGGAAGTTGTAGCCGTTCTATTAGGTGAGGATGTCAAAGGTGCGTCCTTTGCCGTAGGTACAATTAGATTACCACGAATGATTGTCGGACTATTTGCAGGCTTTGCATTTGGTGCTGGCGGATACGTTTTCCAAACGATGTTACGAAATCCTTTGGCTAATCCTAACGTCATTGGGATTACTGCTGGATCTAGCGCTGCTGCTGTCTTTTGCATTATCGTCCTGCATGCAAGCAATGCATTCGTATCCATTGCATCTGTCATTGGCGGACTTTTAACAGCTATCATTATTTTTCTATTGTCGAAAAGTAGCTCGTTCTCAATTGGTCGTTTAATTTTAATTGGTATCGGTATTCAGGCAATGTTAAATGCTTTTATTTCTTACTTAATGGTCATTGGTAATACGCACGATATCCCTTCAGCTATGCGTTGGTTAAGCGGCAGTTTAAATGGTGCAAAAATGGAGAACCTTTATCCGTTAATCATCACGGTTTGTATTTGTACACCGATTGTTATTTATTTTGCTAGTAGATTAGAAATATTAGAGCTAGGTGAACAAGCTGCGACATCACTTGGTGTTGATACGAACAAAACGAGATTGGTGCTTTTACTTAGCTCGGTTTTAATGATTGCGCTGGCTACAGCAGCTGCTGGTCCGATTGCATTTGTTGCATTTCTAGCAGGTCCAATTGCCAAGAAAATTGTTGGTGTAGGCTTTTCGAGTATCGTTCCTGCTGGCTTGGTTGGGGTTATTTTAGTATTAGCCGCAGATTTAATAGGTCAGTTCGCATTTGATACCAGATATCCTGTTGGCGTCATTACAGGGATTATCGGTGCACCGTATTTAATTTATTTATTAATTCGTATCAATCGAAAAGGAGATTTATAA